Proteins encoded in a region of the Shewanella polaris genome:
- the gcvP gene encoding aminomethyl-transferring glycine dehydrogenase, producing the protein MTKQPLTQLEQHELFLTRHIGPSAEQQQQMLNFIGAESLDDLTAQTVPGKILLPQDLTIGDSCGEAEGIAYIRNIADKNKVFKSYIGMGYYGVQVPNVILRNVFENPGWYTAYTPYQPEIAQGRLEATLNFQQVSMDLTGLDLASASLLDEATAAAEAMALAKRVSKAKKANIFFVADDVFPQTLDVVKTRAECFGFEVVVGPAKDAVNYELFGALFQYTNRIGQITDYTELFATLRDNKVVVTVAADIMSLLLLKSPGSMGADVVFGSTQRFGVPMGYGGPHAAFFVARDEHKRSMPGRIIGVSKDTRGNSALRMAMQTREQHIRREKANSNICTAQILLANMASFYAVFHGPQGLKTIASRINRLADILAAGLTAKGLTLANNTWFDTISVKGADVAAINARAIAAQLNLRIDADGVFGISLDETTTREDIADLFNVILGAGHGLEVAALDADILANGSQSIPEALVRQDAVLTHPTFNRYQSETEMMRYIKRLENKDLALNHSMISLGSCTMKLNAAVEMLPVSWPEFANMHPFCPLDQAEGYTQLIDELSEFLVKITGYDAVCIQPNSGAQGEYAGLLAIKKYHESRGDAHRNICLIPQSAHGTNPASAQLAGMKVVVTACDKQGNVDLEDLRAKAAELADSLSCIMVTYPSTHGVYEESIREICEIVHQYGGQVYLDGANMNAQVGVTSPGFIGADVSHLNLHKTFAIPHGGGGPGMGPIGIKSHLAPFVAGHVVVKPGRESDHNGAVSAAPYGSASILPISWMYIKLLGTKGVKQSTQTALLNANYIMKKLSAYYPVLFTGRNDRVAHECIIDLRPLKEISGVTEMDIAKRLNDYGFHSPTMSFPVAGTLMIEPTESESKVELDRFIEAMVSIRGEVDKVAAGEWPVDNNPLHNAPHTLADIMDPEFDSRPYSREVAVFPTAAVKANKFWPTVNRIDDVYGDRNLMCSCVPIADYE; encoded by the coding sequence ATGACCAAGCAACCCCTGACACAACTAGAACAGCACGAACTTTTCCTCACTCGTCACATCGGCCCAAGTGCAGAACAACAGCAACAAATGTTGAACTTCATTGGTGCTGAGTCGTTAGACGACCTGACCGCACAAACGGTCCCAGGCAAAATTTTGTTACCGCAAGATCTCACCATCGGTGACTCATGTGGCGAAGCTGAAGGTATCGCCTATATCCGCAACATAGCAGACAAAAACAAAGTCTTTAAAAGCTATATCGGTATGGGTTATTACGGCGTGCAAGTGCCCAATGTCATTTTGCGTAATGTGTTTGAAAACCCGGGTTGGTACACGGCTTACACGCCATACCAACCAGAAATCGCCCAAGGTCGTTTAGAAGCCACATTAAACTTCCAACAAGTGTCAATGGATCTTACTGGTCTTGACCTTGCATCAGCATCATTGCTCGACGAAGCCACCGCAGCAGCGGAAGCCATGGCATTAGCTAAGCGCGTATCTAAAGCCAAAAAAGCTAACATATTCTTTGTTGCCGATGACGTATTCCCACAAACACTCGACGTTGTTAAAACTCGCGCTGAATGTTTTGGTTTTGAAGTGGTCGTAGGCCCTGCAAAGGATGCGGTAAATTACGAATTGTTTGGTGCCTTGTTCCAGTACACTAACAGAATTGGCCAAATTACTGATTACACCGAACTATTTGCCACACTACGTGACAACAAAGTGGTGGTGACTGTAGCTGCCGACATCATGTCATTGCTGTTACTTAAATCACCTGGCTCTATGGGCGCAGATGTCGTATTTGGTAGCACCCAGCGTTTTGGCGTACCAATGGGATACGGCGGACCGCACGCAGCCTTCTTTGTTGCCCGTGACGAGCACAAACGTTCAATGCCTGGCCGTATTATTGGTGTGTCTAAAGACACCCGTGGCAACAGTGCACTGCGCATGGCAATGCAAACGCGTGAACAACATATTCGCCGCGAAAAAGCCAACTCGAACATTTGTACGGCACAAATCTTATTAGCCAATATGGCCTCATTTTATGCGGTATTCCATGGCCCACAAGGCTTAAAAACCATTGCATCACGCATTAACCGTTTAGCCGACATTTTAGCTGCAGGCTTAACAGCAAAAGGGTTAACCTTAGCCAACAACACCTGGTTCGACACCATCAGTGTTAAAGGTGCCGACGTAGCCGCCATTAATGCCCGCGCCATTGCCGCGCAACTTAACTTACGCATTGATGCAGACGGCGTGTTTGGTATCAGCTTAGATGAAACCACTACCCGTGAAGACATCGCAGACTTATTTAACGTTATCTTAGGCGCAGGCCATGGTTTAGAGGTTGCAGCACTTGATGCAGATATTCTTGCCAATGGCAGCCAGTCAATACCGGAAGCGCTAGTACGCCAAGATGCAGTATTAACTCACCCAACGTTTAATCGCTACCAAAGCGAAACCGAGATGATGCGTTATATCAAGCGTCTCGAAAACAAAGATTTAGCCTTAAACCACTCAATGATCTCGTTAGGCTCATGCACCATGAAGCTCAACGCGGCAGTGGAAATGCTCCCAGTCAGCTGGCCAGAGTTTGCTAACATGCACCCATTCTGCCCGCTAGACCAAGCAGAAGGTTACACCCAGTTAATCGACGAATTGTCTGAGTTTTTAGTTAAAATCACTGGCTACGACGCTGTGTGTATTCAACCAAACTCAGGTGCCCAAGGCGAATACGCTGGCTTGTTAGCCATTAAGAAATACCACGAGTCTCGCGGCGACGCGCACCGTAACATTTGCTTAATTCCACAATCGGCTCACGGCACCAACCCTGCATCGGCACAGCTTGCTGGTATGAAGGTTGTGGTTACCGCGTGTGACAAGCAAGGCAACGTTGATTTAGAAGACCTACGCGCTAAAGCGGCAGAACTTGCCGACAGCTTATCGTGCATCATGGTTACTTATCCGTCGACTCACGGCGTATACGAAGAGTCAATTCGTGAAATATGCGAAATCGTCCATCAATATGGTGGCCAAGTCTACTTAGACGGCGCCAACATGAACGCACAAGTTGGGGTAACATCACCAGGCTTTATCGGCGCAGACGTATCGCATCTAAACTTACATAAAACCTTTGCTATCCCGCACGGCGGCGGTGGTCCAGGTATGGGCCCTATCGGTATAAAATCACACCTTGCCCCATTTGTGGCAGGTCATGTAGTGGTTAAGCCTGGTCGCGAAAGCGACCATAACGGCGCAGTATCTGCTGCACCTTACGGTAGCGCCAGCATCTTGCCAATCAGCTGGATGTACATCAAGTTGTTAGGCACTAAAGGGGTTAAGCAATCAACTCAAACTGCATTGTTAAACGCTAACTACATCATGAAAAAGCTGTCAGCATACTATCCTGTGTTGTTCACCGGCCGTAACGACCGTGTGGCACATGAATGTATTATCGACTTGCGTCCATTGAAAGAAATCTCTGGCGTAACCGAAATGGATATCGCTAAGCGTCTTAACGACTATGGTTTCCATTCACCAACCATGAGTTTCCCAGTAGCGGGAACCTTAATGATTGAGCCTACGGAATCTGAGTCTAAGGTTGAGTTAGACAGATTTATCGAAGCGATGGTGTCTATTCGTGGTGAAGTTGACAAGGTAGCAGCAGGCGAGTGGCCAGTGGACAATAACCCACTGCATAATGCACCTCATACCCTAGCGGATATTATGGACCCAGAGTTTGATTCACGTCCGTACAGTCGTGAAGTGGCCGTGTTCCCAACAGCAGCGGTTAAGGCGAATAAGTTTTGGCCAACGGTGAACCGTATTGATGATGTTTATGGGGATCGCAATTTGATGTGTAGCTGCGTACCAATTGCAGACTACGAATAA
- the hemB gene encoding porphobilinogen synthase, with the protein MLNITPLRRMRRLRSSEAMRDLLRENHLLLDNLIHPIFVEEHIDQPVPISTLPGISRIPENALADEIRQLYALGIRYVMPFGISHTKDAQGSDTWNDNGLLARMVKTIKSAVPEMMVIPDICFCEYTDHGHCGVMKNDKVCNDMTVENLVKQSVTAAKAGADMLAPSAMMDGQVKAIRLGLDAAGFEDVAILAHSAKFASSFYGPFRTAVDCELSGDRKGYQLDYANGRQALLEASLDEAEGADILMVKPGTPYLDVICRLRQETHLPLAAYQVGGEYAGIKFAALAGALDEKAVVTETFIGLKRAGADLIVSYYTKQYATWLIEEKN; encoded by the coding sequence ATTTTGAATATCACTCCATTACGTCGTATGAGACGATTACGTAGCTCAGAAGCTATGCGCGATCTATTGCGTGAAAACCACCTTTTATTAGACAATTTAATCCATCCCATATTTGTCGAAGAACATATCGACCAACCAGTCCCTATTTCTACTCTACCTGGTATCAGCCGTATTCCCGAAAATGCCCTAGCCGATGAGATTCGTCAGCTTTATGCGCTAGGCATACGGTATGTTATGCCTTTTGGCATATCTCACACTAAAGATGCTCAAGGAAGCGACACTTGGAATGATAATGGTCTACTTGCTCGTATGGTCAAGACAATAAAATCTGCCGTACCAGAAATGATGGTTATTCCAGATATTTGCTTCTGTGAATATACCGACCATGGTCATTGTGGAGTCATGAAAAACGACAAAGTTTGTAACGACATGACAGTTGAAAATCTAGTTAAGCAATCGGTGACAGCTGCTAAAGCTGGTGCAGATATGTTAGCACCGTCGGCAATGATGGATGGCCAAGTAAAAGCCATTCGTCTAGGACTGGATGCAGCTGGTTTTGAGGACGTGGCTATCTTGGCACATTCGGCAAAATTCGCTTCTTCTTTTTATGGTCCATTTAGAACGGCTGTAGACTGTGAACTTAGCGGGGATAGGAAAGGTTACCAACTAGATTACGCCAATGGTCGTCAAGCTTTACTTGAAGCATCACTTGATGAGGCCGAAGGCGCAGATATTCTTATGGTTAAACCTGGAACACCTTATTTAGACGTGATCTGTCGTTTAAGACAAGAAACTCATTTACCCCTAGCTGCATATCAAGTGGGTGGGGAATATGCCGGAATTAAGTTTGCGGCTCTTGCTGGCGCACTCGATGAAAAAGCCGTAGTAACTGAAACTTTTATTGGGTTAAAACGTGCTGGGGCTGACCTAATTGTTAGCTACTATACGAAACAATATGCTACGTGGTTAATCGAGGAAAAAAATTAG
- a CDS encoding 4Fe-4S binding protein codes for MSTIESITLMLALAYSTSLLYWGGKKWGALVSGALLLGATIASFFWPLLFILLAAVIAVTALGQYQPAFAKAEGRPNRIREICQHFFALSMLLVGVQYAINAAMLYAGETPWLMRPDVGDAFLPIAGGIELKAILTLGLWDQNHPAAVVMLCVVLLTGLICKRAFCGWACPLGLAGEYLYKLRKRFIPAELMPPAWLDWPLRMLKYLLLAALVYLVFSMPTASLPNYLTGNYHKVADLKMAVFFMMPSMIALIGFSIIFALAAWRRQGFCRYICPYGAMLGIVSFFSPFKIRRDTQHCLIETKGMSCDKCTRACPANISVHTQKNIHSDECQACMRCMSACPKKEALQFSTRNGIKLSARGLMILLFTLMFMVPLFAYVSGYWHSQTPQDIKMELIQKLDRIGH; via the coding sequence ATGAGTACAATTGAATCAATCACCTTAATGCTAGCCCTAGCATATAGCACCAGTTTACTGTACTGGGGTGGCAAAAAATGGGGGGCATTGGTCAGTGGGGCATTATTGCTCGGCGCAACTATAGCGAGTTTTTTCTGGCCATTACTTTTTATATTATTAGCCGCCGTGATTGCAGTAACAGCATTAGGTCAATACCAGCCTGCATTTGCTAAAGCAGAAGGAAGACCCAATCGAATACGTGAAATTTGCCAACATTTCTTTGCCCTTTCCATGTTGTTGGTGGGCGTACAATATGCCATTAATGCCGCTATGTTGTATGCAGGCGAAACACCTTGGTTAATGCGACCAGATGTCGGTGATGCCTTTTTACCCATTGCTGGCGGTATTGAACTTAAAGCTATTTTAACCTTAGGTTTATGGGATCAAAATCACCCCGCTGCCGTGGTTATGCTGTGTGTTGTGCTATTAACAGGGCTCATTTGCAAACGGGCTTTTTGTGGCTGGGCTTGTCCATTAGGCTTAGCAGGCGAATACTTGTATAAACTCAGAAAGCGCTTTATCCCAGCTGAACTTATGCCACCAGCATGGTTAGACTGGCCACTGCGCATGCTTAAATACTTATTATTAGCCGCACTGGTTTATTTGGTCTTTTCAATGCCAACGGCAAGCCTTCCTAATTACTTGACAGGCAACTACCACAAGGTAGCTGACTTAAAAATGGCAGTATTTTTTATGATGCCATCAATGATTGCTTTGATTGGCTTCAGCATCATCTTTGCGTTAGCCGCATGGCGTCGTCAAGGGTTTTGTCGTTACATTTGCCCTTATGGTGCAATGCTAGGCATAGTGAGCTTTTTTAGCCCGTTTAAAATTCGTCGCGATACGCAACATTGTTTAATTGAGACCAAAGGTATGAGTTGCGATAAATGTACCCGTGCTTGCCCAGCAAATATATCAGTTCATACTCAAAAAAATATTCACTCAGACGAATGCCAAGCCTGTATGCGTTGTATGTCAGCTTGCCCTAAAAAAGAAGCGCTACAATTTAGCACTCGTAATGGCATTAAACTTTCTGCCAGAGGATTAATGATCTTACTTTTTACTCTTATGTTTATGGTGCCGTTATTTGCCTATGTAAGCGGTTACTGGCACAGCCAAACCCCTCAAGATATAAAGATGGAGCTGATACAAAAACTGGATCGTATAGGTCATTAG
- a CDS encoding Crp/Fnr family transcriptional regulator, with protein MQSKMRMSRINIIEKLREPQYEGFLDEFRCKSFPEGQLFSIPSMGNNEVFIVHSGRIRVYLSYEGREFTLCFLEPGDIFSTHTRAFLETCKDSTLMLVGADIFRDKIAKFPELSIVMTGILGEALGSTLDLIEGLIFHDARYRLIEFVLSWGQTSGEHTAEGLRFECDLSMEDISLLIGTTRQTTSSLMNNLIRNGYLYRDGRKHFIISRLDDLKKLLESNT; from the coding sequence ATGCAATCAAAAATGAGAATGTCACGAATAAATATCATTGAGAAACTTAGAGAACCTCAATACGAAGGGTTTCTGGATGAATTCAGATGCAAAAGCTTTCCTGAAGGACAACTATTTAGCATCCCGAGTATGGGAAACAATGAAGTATTTATTGTGCATTCAGGCCGGATACGCGTTTATCTTTCTTATGAAGGTCGTGAGTTTACCCTCTGCTTTCTTGAGCCTGGCGATATATTCAGCACACATACTCGAGCATTTTTGGAGACATGCAAGGATTCAACTTTGATGCTTGTCGGGGCTGATATTTTTCGCGATAAAATCGCGAAATTTCCTGAATTATCAATCGTGATGACAGGCATTTTAGGTGAAGCATTAGGCAGTACTTTGGATCTCATCGAGGGTTTAATATTTCATGATGCTAGGTATCGATTAATCGAGTTTGTGCTGTCATGGGGACAAACATCGGGTGAACATACAGCCGAAGGACTCCGATTTGAATGCGATTTAAGTATGGAAGATATTTCACTACTGATTGGGACGACACGCCAAACAACCTCTTCATTGATGAATAACCTCATTCGCAATGGGTACTTATATAGAGATGGAAGAAAACACTTTATTATCAGTAGATTAGATGACCTAAAAAAATTATTAGAGAGTAACACGTAA
- a CDS encoding alpha/beta hydrolase family protein, with protein MKKVGILILCLLMPMASAFAEQTKTLSAEVLWQIKRIGSPIVSPQGDHIIAAVTEYDIPEDKGTTQLWSFAKDGSGQRALTAKGLRASEPVFSPDGKTLAFVSKRDKDEAGQIYLLPMNGPGEAQRLTEVPGGVHGIKWVGEHIYFISRIFPGKDWEQMTEQLKANKDDKVSAHQWNALPYSNFDHWIDEERDAHVFRISAKGGDVEAVTQPLKKQLPRSSQNADSYDIDPSERWIAFNSNGSANQVDPKIDVFLAEIGSGKYENLTPNNQAPDREPKFSPDGKTLAFTRQLIHGFYGDTSRLVLFDMGKRSERVVTKDWDRSVSKYLWTPDSKGFYASIADVATNRIYYINAKNGKVRQVTNNTDFGKPSIAKDGTLVAANQSFIHPARVVKIDSRNGKITRLDSFNDDVLANVDMGTYESVTYKGYNGDDIQMWVHYPPGFDKTKKYPLMMLIHGGPHGAISDSFHYRWNAQTFSSWGYVTAWPNFHGSGSFGQKFTDSINPDWKNKSLEDIYKATDWFKNKGWIDSERLVAGGGSYGGYLSSIILGQKDNPFNALFIHAAVYNMYSQMAGDFAVHSTRFGSFWEKPEIYKSISPHYGAANFDTPTLVIHGQLDQRVPVGQGFELFRTLQTKGIESRMIYFPDENHWVLKPNNSIYWYGQVKDWVTRFAEPGGK; from the coding sequence GTGAAAAAAGTAGGGATTCTAATACTGTGTTTGTTGATGCCAATGGCATCAGCTTTTGCAGAGCAAACCAAAACATTATCGGCAGAGGTGCTTTGGCAAATCAAGCGTATCGGTAGTCCGATTGTTTCACCTCAAGGCGATCATATTATTGCTGCCGTCACTGAGTACGACATACCAGAAGATAAAGGCACGACTCAGCTATGGTCGTTTGCAAAAGATGGCTCAGGTCAGCGTGCACTTACTGCAAAAGGTTTACGCGCTAGTGAGCCTGTGTTTTCTCCAGACGGAAAAACCTTAGCTTTTGTCAGTAAACGTGACAAAGATGAAGCAGGGCAAATCTACTTACTACCAATGAATGGACCGGGCGAAGCGCAACGCTTAACTGAGGTTCCCGGTGGCGTTCATGGCATTAAGTGGGTTGGTGAGCACATTTACTTCATTAGCCGTATTTTCCCAGGCAAAGACTGGGAGCAAATGACCGAACAGCTCAAAGCTAATAAAGACGATAAGGTCTCCGCCCACCAGTGGAATGCACTGCCTTATTCAAATTTTGACCATTGGATTGATGAAGAAAGAGACGCACATGTTTTTCGAATTTCAGCCAAAGGGGGAGACGTTGAAGCCGTCACCCAACCACTGAAAAAGCAATTGCCACGTTCTTCACAAAACGCTGACAGCTACGATATCGACCCAAGCGAACGTTGGATTGCTTTTAACTCAAACGGCTCCGCTAACCAAGTTGACCCTAAAATTGATGTATTTCTTGCTGAAATCGGTAGCGGAAAATATGAAAATTTAACCCCGAACAATCAAGCACCTGATCGTGAACCTAAATTTAGTCCCGATGGTAAAACACTTGCCTTTACCCGCCAATTAATTCATGGCTTCTACGGTGACACTTCACGCTTGGTGTTGTTCGATATGGGCAAACGTAGCGAACGTGTGGTGACCAAAGATTGGGACCGGTCTGTTTCTAAATATCTCTGGACGCCAGATAGTAAGGGGTTTTATGCATCAATAGCCGATGTAGCCACAAACCGCATTTACTACATCAATGCTAAAAATGGCAAAGTTAGACAAGTCACCAACAATACCGATTTTGGCAAACCCTCTATCGCCAAAGACGGTACTTTGGTTGCAGCCAATCAAAGTTTTATACATCCCGCACGTGTGGTGAAGATTGACTCCCGCAATGGAAAAATAACGCGTTTAGATAGCTTTAACGATGATGTATTGGCCAATGTGGACATGGGTACTTATGAGTCGGTGACTTATAAAGGTTATAACGGAGATGATATCCAGATGTGGGTGCACTACCCGCCGGGATTTGATAAAACCAAAAAATACCCTTTGATGATGTTGATCCACGGTGGTCCTCATGGCGCAATTTCAGACAGCTTCCATTACCGCTGGAATGCGCAGACGTTCTCCTCTTGGGGTTACGTGACCGCTTGGCCCAATTTCCACGGCTCAGGCAGCTTCGGCCAGAAATTTACTGACAGTATTAACCCTGACTGGAAGAATAAGTCGCTCGAGGATATCTACAAAGCAACGGATTGGTTTAAGAACAAAGGCTGGATTGATAGCGAACGTTTAGTCGCTGGTGGTGGCAGTTATGGTGGTTACTTAAGTTCGATTATTTTGGGGCAAAAAGATAATCCTTTTAACGCGCTATTTATCCACGCAGCGGTTTATAACATGTACTCACAAATGGCGGGAGATTTCGCGGTACACAGTACGCGTTTTGGTAGTTTTTGGGAAAAACCTGAAATTTATAAATCTATATCACCTCACTATGGAGCGGCCAATTTTGATACGCCAACATTGGTTATCCACGGTCAGTTAGACCAACGAGTGCCCGTAGGGCAAGGGTTTGAGTTATTCCGTACATTGCAAACGAAAGGTATTGAATCGCGAATGATTTACTTCCCTGATGAGAATCACTGGGTGCTGAAGCCAAATAACTCGATTTATTGGTACGGCCAAGTGAAGGACTGGGTGACTCGTTTTGCAGAACCCGGTGGTAAGTAA
- a CDS encoding porin family protein, whose protein sequence is MKNTIITLAGLISLASISTFSHADDFKKDVAENGVYVGANYGYLKVDGEDDFDDDNDVLQGLVGYRFNNYLALEGSYIDFGSYGNNLSSAETDGYTAGLKVTLPIADRVELYAKGGQLWYSTDYDVVGFSGNKDDEGVFAGAGVAFKVTDRFLINAEYTWYDAEINLDNVSNGSDTETDFKQASIGVEYRF, encoded by the coding sequence ATGAAAAATACGATTATTACTTTAGCTGGACTTATTTCGTTAGCCTCTATTAGTACTTTTTCTCACGCTGATGACTTCAAGAAAGACGTAGCAGAAAATGGCGTTTATGTCGGCGCTAATTATGGTTACCTAAAAGTCGATGGCGAAGATGACTTTGACGACGACAATGATGTTCTCCAGGGCCTAGTCGGTTATCGCTTCAACAACTACTTAGCTCTAGAAGGTAGCTATATTGATTTTGGTAGTTACGGCAACAACTTATCTAGCGCTGAAACAGATGGTTATACCGCAGGCCTAAAAGTGACATTGCCAATTGCTGATCGAGTAGAGCTGTATGCTAAAGGTGGTCAGTTATGGTATTCAACAGATTATGACGTGGTTGGCTTTTCTGGCAATAAAGATGATGAAGGTGTATTTGCCGGTGCAGGTGTAGCGTTTAAAGTAACAGATCGTTTTTTAATTAATGCCGAGTACACTTGGTATGATGCAGAAATTAACTTAGATAATGTATCTAACGGTTCCGACACAGAAACAGATTTTAAGCAGGCTAGCATCGGTGTTGAATATCGTTTCTAG
- a CDS encoding cold-shock protein — protein MKGIVVAYISSKKYGFINGEDGESYFLHFSSLLDKSSEYKLIKGAVVEFDPIPTPKGLAAKDVCIQETYVKKKMVEFFITKQKIPKGLNVEASHPISTHFFKDPSEGREYIKQLAIEAGANAILGIEFEKNTFSEGNYKYTVHAFKGDFAFVSENVPCSKKRDELESALELDSLLANFNSQFKVIEAREHQLREKQLKTSHTGCFIALIILFVIIMFIFSR, from the coding sequence GTGAAAGGTATCGTTGTTGCTTATATCTCAAGCAAAAAATATGGTTTTATTAATGGTGAAGATGGTGAAAGTTACTTTTTACATTTCTCAAGTTTGCTGGATAAATCATCAGAATATAAGTTGATAAAAGGTGCTGTTGTCGAATTTGATCCGATACCCACTCCCAAAGGGCTTGCTGCAAAAGATGTTTGTATTCAAGAAACTTATGTTAAGAAAAAAATGGTTGAGTTTTTCATAACCAAACAGAAAATACCAAAAGGTCTCAATGTTGAAGCGTCACATCCAATCAGTACTCATTTTTTTAAAGACCCTAGTGAAGGCCGTGAATACATAAAGCAACTTGCCATTGAAGCAGGGGCTAATGCCATATTGGGTATTGAGTTTGAGAAGAATACTTTCTCAGAGGGTAACTATAAGTATACAGTTCATGCATTTAAAGGTGATTTTGCATTTGTATCGGAGAATGTACCTTGTAGTAAAAAAAGGGATGAACTTGAATCAGCTCTCGAGCTTGATTCTTTATTAGCGAATTTTAATAGCCAGTTTAAAGTGATTGAAGCGCGTGAACACCAACTCAGGGAAAAACAGCTTAAGACTAGCCATACAGGTTGTTTTATAGCACTTATTATTTTATTTGTTATCATCATGTTTATATTTAGCCGTTAA
- a CDS encoding nucleoid-associated protein: MTKIVVLGGISVPYQQDNQTKKWSFNKVYEWNLGNHYVQEFAKEADLKVRRRSKNHGKIGYPPKIKSLASSLVIHLKPRNNIDFKKLVETIQKTNSLVLKSSRAQSKLVLIFLKYKKEHEDSTSTTPIFIENLLVMLLKDKSALMFGNDGEPLGTEIIDFDDVMQAALINIAEFSNSISKKEDIDVSFINGVGGTTDYFIDFFDAEDVIKNKESVSNVLTALNNFLLTKKLTRKQRELCEKNVKSHIERNERNKISTKLQDLSSVIYNTLRIDKNLKIKKDSFEDFVQDNNYKVNEEFSVSKKERETLEFITMDTDVGNLKLKKSLFSKKSKVGNIVFNPQNNELIVKTKINDADIIAELIKIQNG, from the coding sequence ATGACTAAAATCGTAGTGCTTGGCGGAATCAGCGTCCCGTATCAGCAGGATAACCAGACCAAAAAGTGGAGTTTTAATAAAGTATATGAGTGGAATTTGGGTAATCATTATGTCCAAGAGTTTGCGAAAGAAGCCGACCTTAAAGTAAGAAGGCGTTCAAAAAATCATGGAAAAATTGGATATCCACCAAAAATAAAGTCCCTTGCATCTTCATTAGTGATACATTTAAAACCTCGAAATAATATAGATTTTAAAAAACTAGTTGAGACAATCCAGAAAACCAATAGCCTAGTTCTCAAGAGCTCAAGAGCCCAAAGTAAACTTGTGCTCATATTCCTCAAATACAAAAAAGAGCATGAGGACAGCACTAGCACAACGCCAATATTTATTGAAAACTTATTGGTCATGTTATTAAAAGATAAATCTGCATTAATGTTTGGAAATGATGGCGAACCTCTAGGTACTGAGATCATAGATTTTGATGATGTGATGCAAGCAGCGCTAATTAATATAGCTGAATTTTCTAATTCTATATCCAAGAAGGAAGATATTGACGTTTCATTTATTAATGGAGTAGGCGGGACTACTGATTATTTTATAGATTTCTTTGACGCTGAAGATGTAATAAAGAATAAAGAAAGTGTTTCTAATGTTTTAACTGCACTAAATAATTTCCTATTAACTAAGAAATTAACACGAAAGCAAAGAGAGTTATGTGAAAAAAATGTCAAGTCACATATAGAGCGTAATGAAAGGAATAAGATATCAACTAAGCTACAAGATTTGAGTAGCGTAATTTATAATACATTAAGAATAGATAAAAATTTAAAAATAAAAAAAGATTCATTCGAAGATTTTGTGCAAGATAATAATTACAAAGTTAATGAAGAATTTAGTGTCAGCAAGAAAGAAAGAGAAACTCTAGAATTTATTACGATGGATACAGACGTAGGTAACCTAAAGCTTAAAAAATCACTATTTAGCAAAAAAAGTAAGGTGGGTAATATTGTTTTCAATCCACAGAATAATGAACTTATAGTTAAGACAAAAATAAATGATGCTGACATTATTGCTGAACTAATAAAAATCCAGAATGGATAA
- a CDS encoding DUF6988 family protein, which yields MMNLDSLLIRSAEYEKLMSQYLAIPPAVASPKNHASRIMCSVAFEHSESIKILLATGNFTSAIGLLRLQFEALVRAHWFHFSATEIQINKHLADLTNESANRASKIPMLTEMLEKMEGKAPENALLPLLEFKQYSWKPLSSYIHGGIHAINRHSKGYPIELIEQVLRNSNGLNGTTAYFWSQLTGQANKPKEVMKSFNEFRDCLPSDRLKN from the coding sequence ATGATGAATCTAGATTCATTGCTAATAAGATCTGCTGAATATGAAAAACTAATGAGTCAATATTTAGCAATTCCTCCAGCAGTCGCTTCACCTAAGAATCATGCTAGTAGAATCATGTGCAGCGTGGCTTTTGAACATTCAGAGAGTATCAAAATCTTACTAGCAACAGGTAACTTCACCTCAGCTATTGGTCTACTAAGATTACAGTTCGAAGCGTTAGTCAGAGCCCATTGGTTTCACTTTTCTGCTACTGAGATTCAAATAAATAAGCATCTTGCAGATCTCACGAATGAAAGCGCAAATAGGGCATCAAAGATACCTATGTTGACTGAAATGCTTGAAAAAATGGAAGGGAAAGCTCCAGAAAATGCGCTATTACCACTATTAGAATTTAAACAATATTCATGGAAACCATTAAGTTCATATATTCACGGAGGCATTCATGCCATCAATCGCCACAGCAAAGGTTATCCGATTGAATTAATTGAACAAGTATTAAGAAACTCGAATGGTTTAAATGGTACTACAGCATATTTTTGGTCACAGCTGACAGGCCAAGCAAACAAACCTAAAGAAGTGATGAAGTCATTTAATGAGTTCAGAGATTGTCTACCTTCCGATCGATTAAAAAACTAA